One genomic region from Marinobacter szutsaonensis encodes:
- a CDS encoding DUF2489 domain-containing protein: MPLWLQWTLIIAGLVAIACLLWFIRKQTQLLAEGRKRQQKAEAFQAKRREDMIGSIRVIAMAVEEDQIEYSEACLRIKGLLDHVAPHLLEEAPFRVFRTVHEKLEHMPTHRARQATETRFVEKMDKERFEVEETHADEIRRAATAIRHHQFD; encoded by the coding sequence ATGCCCCTCTGGCTGCAGTGGACTCTGATAATTGCCGGCCTGGTTGCAATAGCCTGTTTGCTCTGGTTTATCCGCAAGCAGACACAGCTGCTCGCCGAGGGACGCAAACGCCAGCAGAAAGCCGAGGCGTTCCAGGCAAAACGCCGTGAGGACATGATCGGCAGCATCCGGGTGATCGCCATGGCGGTTGAGGAGGATCAGATCGAGTACTCCGAGGCCTGCCTGCGTATCAAGGGCCTGCTGGACCACGTGGCTCCGCATTTGCTGGAGGAGGCCCCGTTCCGGGTTTTCCGGACCGTCCACGAGAAACTGGAACACATGCCCACACATCGGGCCCGGCAGGCAACCGAAACCCGGTTCGTCGAAAAAATGGATAAAGAGCGCTTCGAAGTCGAAGAAACCCATGCCGACGAAATCCGCCGGGCGGCAACCGCGATTCGTCACCACCAGTTCGACTAG